In Rhodamnia argentea isolate NSW1041297 chromosome 4, ASM2092103v1, whole genome shotgun sequence, the following proteins share a genomic window:
- the LOC115756316 gene encoding transcription factor MYB1-like produces the protein MGRRPCCAKEGLNRGIWTAGEDKILVDYIQAHGEGKWRDLPQQAGLKRCGKSCRLRWLNYLRPGIKRGNISMDEEELIIRLHNLLGNRWSLIAGRLPGRTDNEIKNHWNTNLSKKVQDQMHKTPVKRPDELEPGSEMSKEESPSGAKPHPVIRTKAIRCTRVILPTPLIDQVADKATSVHNSNSETSSYSSTRQSNFSSDFLADFNIDDLLVSGEAQNLDSCFPLGGEKVDCYPSDFALSVHDDAEGIRSEGLENWRDDDEPFQPSGSFDFNSLASFLDSEDGYNLDE, from the exons atgggaaggAGGCCATGCTGTGCAAAAGAAGGGCTGAACAGAGGAATATGGACCGCCGGGGAGGACAAGATCCTCGTCGACTACATCCAAGCTCACGGCGAAGGGAAATGGCGAGACCTCCCTCAGCAAGCTG GGTTGAAGCGTTGTGGGAAGAGTTGCAGATTAAGGTGGTTGAATTATCTGAGGCCAGGTATCAAGAGAGGAAACATCTCCATGGATGAAGAAGAGCTCATCATCAGACTGCATAATCTCTTGGGCAACAG GTGGTCGTTAATAGCCGGAAGGCTCCCTGGACGAACAGACAATGAAATAAAGAATCACTGGAACACCAACCTTAGCAAGAAGGTGCAGGACCAGATGCATAAAACTCCTGTCAAGCGGCCTGATGAATTGGAACCTGGGAGTGAGATGTCGAAGGAAGAGTCACCATCGGGAGCAAAGCCACACCCGGTTATTCGGACGAAAGCAATCAGATGCACTAGGGTTATCCTCCCAACCCCACTGATCGATCAAGTAGCTGACAAGGCGACTTCGGTTCACAATTCAAACAGCGAGACCTCATCTTATTCATCGACTCGCCAAAGCAACTTCTCTTCTGACTTTCTAGCCGATTTCAACATCGACGACCTTCTAGTGTCGGGCGAAGCTCAAAATCTGGATTCGTGTTTCCCTCTCGGAGGGGAGAAGGTTGATTGCTATCCTTCCGATTTCGCTCTTTCTGTGCATGATGATGCCGAAGGTATCCGTTCGGAAGGACTTGAGAACTGGAGGGACGATGACGAGCCTTTTCAACCGAGTGGAAGTTTCGATTTCAATTCATTGGCATCATTTCTTGATTCAGAAGATGGTTACAATTTAGATGAATAA
- the LOC115756317 gene encoding stress-response A/B barrel domain-containing protein UP3, producing MIPSLRSRAHIFPSFCLTCSPPKRSFRPSSLPVKSLSTTTMSASGQLIEHIVLFKAKDGTDPSLVNAMVSSLNGLVSLDPVLHLTAGPVLQTRSSLFAFTHMLHSRYRSKDDLAAYSAHPSHMGVVKECVLPICEDIMAVDWVADCVPETLVPPPGSAIKVSFLKLKEGLGNGAKNEVMGVIEGIKDGFAKIEQVTCGENFSPARAKGFSIASLAVFRSVEEMEAAAADEEAVNLRKEKVREYLDGVIVVDYMVPEQPTSASL from the coding sequence ATGATTCCGTCTCTCCGATCTCGCGCACacattttcccttcattttgcCTCACTTGCTCGCCTCCCAAGCGATCCTTCAGACCCTCGTCGCTCCCCGTCAAGTCCCTCTCCACCACCACAATGTCCGCCTCCGGTCAGCTCATTGAGCACATCGTCCTCTTCAAGGCCAAGGACGGCACCGACCCCTCCCTGGTCAACGCCATGGTCAGCAGCCTCAACGGCTTGGTCTCGCTCGACCCGGTCCTCCACCTCACTGCCGGCCCGGTCCTCCAGACCAGGTCCTCTCTCTTCGCCTTCACCCACATGCTCCACAGCCGCTACCGGAGCAAGGACGACTTGGCCGCTTACTCCGCGCACCCGAGCCACATGGGGGTCGTGAAAGAGTGCGTCTTGCCCATCTGCGAGGACATCATGGCCGTCGATTGGGTCGCCGACTGCGTCCCCGAGACCCTCGTGCCGCCCCCGGGGTCCGCCATCAAGGTGAGCTTCCTCAAATTGAAGGAGGGACTGGGGAACGGGGCGAAGAACGAGGTTATGGGGGTGATTGAGGGGATTAAGGATGGGTTTGCAAAGATCGAGCAGGTGACATGCGGGGAGAACTTCTCGCCCGCGCGGGCCAAGGGGTTCTCGATTGCGTCTCTAGCGGTCTTTAGAAGTGTGGAGGAGATGGAGGCCGCGGCGGCCGATGAGGAGGCCGTGAATTTGCGGAAGGAGAAGGTTAGGGAGTACTTGGATGGCGTGATCGTGGTGGATTACATGGTCCCGGAGCAGCCGACGAGCGCCAGCCTTTGA
- the LOC115756315 gene encoding pentatricopeptide repeat-containing protein At5g50990 isoform X2: MPNDWLHRDSRFIFPSYKRAGDFKTATKAHARIITCGYWAKPPLSASLVSAYVRCHQIGLAERVVHHVLSWCRNLLTLNIFLRDLLSAGQCGVARKLFDKMPERDVVTWNSMIGGLTRNGRFHDALASFRDMLALDVEPDGFTFASVFTSCARVGFLSHALWAHGLMIEKKIEPHFILNAALIDMYARCGKIQVAREIFDSIQRGDVSVWNSMINGLAIHGHARDAITVFSDMEREKVSPDSITFVGILTACSRCGLVEEGRMYFDSMRSRYSIQPEIQHYGAMVDLLARAGSVDEAYAMIKEMPTKPDAAIWRTLLSSCRVFKRSRLGEVAIANIPRRKSGDYVLLSNTYCSLTRWDSAAKTRNLMTRKGVGKNCGKSWIELAGEIHQFRSGDRSHRETEALYEALDELIKRTKMAGFVPSMELVLMDVADEEKEENLNFHSEKLAVAYGVLKSSPGSEIVVLKNLRICYDCHCWIKLVSRILIRTIVVRDRLRFHQFEGGLCSCDDYW; the protein is encoded by the exons ATGCCCAACGATTGGTTGCATCGCGACTCCCGTTTCATTTTTCCAAGTTACAAG CGCGCGGGGGATTTCAAGACTGCCACCAAAGCCCACGCAAGAATCATCACGTGCGGGTACTGGGCAAAACCACCTCTTTCAGCTTCTCTGGTCTCGGCTTACGTGCGCTGTCATCAGATCGGTCTCGCCGAGCGTGTCGTCCATCATGTCCTCAGCTGGTGTCGCAACTTGTTGACCCTCAATATCTTCCTCAGGGATTTGTTGAGTGCCGGGCAGTGTGGTGTTGCGAGGAAGCTGTTTGATAAAATGCCTGAGCGGGACGTGGTGACTTGGAACTCCATGATTGGAGGCCTGACGCGGAACGGGCGGTTCCATGATGCTCTCGCGTCTTTCCGAGATATGCTGGCTTTGGATGTCGAGCCTGATGGTTTCACGTTCGCGTCTGTTTTCACCAGTTGCGCGCGCGTCGGGTTTCTAAGTCATGCATTATGGGCACACGGGTTGATGATCGAGAAAAAGATTGAACCGCACTTTATATTGAATGCAGCCCTTATTGACATGTATGCAAGATGTGGCAAGATCCAAGTTGCTCGAGAAATTTTCGACAGCATTCAACGTGgcgatgtatcggtttggaattcAATGATAAATGGGCTGGCAATTCATGGCCATGCCCGTGATGCTATTACAGTTTTCTCCGATATGGAACGGGAAAAAGTCTCACCCGATTCTATAACTTTTGTTGGAATATTGACAGCTTGTAGCCGTTGTGGGTTGGTTGAGGAAGGGCGCATGTATTTTGATTCAATGAGGAGCCGTTACTCCATTCAGCCTGAAATACAGCATTACGGTGCCATGGTTGATCTGCTGGCTCGAGCGGGATCAGTGGATGAGGCCTATGCTATGATTAAGGAAATGCCCACGAAGCCAGATGCTGCAATATGGAGGACTCTCCTCAGTTCTTGCAGGGTCTTTAAAAGGTCACGATTAGGTGAAGTTGCCATTGCAAATATTCCGCGTCGCAAAAGTGGGGATTATGTCTTGCTCTCAAACACCTACTGCTCTTTAACTAGGTGGGATAGTGCGGCAAAAACGAGAAATTTGATGACAAGGAAAGGAGTCGGTAAAAATTGTGGAAAGAGTTGGATTGAGCTTGCAGGTGAGATTCACCAATTCAGATCGGGTGATAGGTCGCACCGGGAAACAGAAGCGTTATACGAAGCTTTGGATGAACTTATTAAGAGAACTAAAATGGCGGGTTTTGTGCCTTCAATGGAGTTGGTTCTGATGGACGTTGCCgatgaagagaaggaagagaatttGAACTTTCACAGTGAAAAACTGGCGGTGGCATATGGGGTCTTGAAATCTAGTCCTGGGAGCGAGATCGTGGTGTTGAAGAACCTTAGGATCTGCTATGATTGTCATTGCTGGATCAAACTGGTTTCAAGGATATTGATCAGAACGATAGTCGTGAGAGACCGACTCCGGTTCCACCAATTTGAAGGTGGCTTGTGTTCGTGCGACGACTATTGGTAG
- the LOC115756315 gene encoding pentatricopeptide repeat-containing protein At5g50990 isoform X3, with translation MTSLRSIQGGNAQRLVASRLPFHFSKLQDPESLIRRVLESSKRAGDFKTATKAHARIITCGDLLSAGQCGVARKLFDKMPERDVVTWNSMIGGLTRNGRFHDALASFRDMLALDVEPDGFTFASVFTSCARVGFLSHALWAHGLMIEKKIEPHFILNAALIDMYARCGKIQVAREIFDSIQRGDVSVWNSMINGLAIHGHARDAITVFSDMEREKVSPDSITFVGILTACSRCGLVEEGRMYFDSMRSRYSIQPEIQHYGAMVDLLARAGSVDEAYAMIKEMPTKPDAAIWRTLLSSCRVFKRSRLGEVAIANIPRRKSGDYVLLSNTYCSLTRWDSAAKTRNLMTRKGVGKNCGKSWIELAGEIHQFRSGDRSHRETEALYEALDELIKRTKMAGFVPSMELVLMDVADEEKEENLNFHSEKLAVAYGVLKSSPGSEIVVLKNLRICYDCHCWIKLVSRILIRTIVVRDRLRFHQFEGGLCSCDDYW, from the exons ATGACGAGTCTGAGGAGCATCCAAGGAGGCAATGCCCAACGATTGGTTGCATCGCGACTCCCGTTTCATTTTTCCAAGTTACAAG ACCCGGAATCGCTGATCCGCCGTGTTCTCGAATCCTCCAAGCGCGCGGGGGATTTCAAGACTGCCACCAAAGCCCACGCAAGAATCATCACGTGCGG GGATTTGTTGAGTGCCGGGCAGTGTGGTGTTGCGAGGAAGCTGTTTGATAAAATGCCTGAGCGGGACGTGGTGACTTGGAACTCCATGATTGGAGGCCTGACGCGGAACGGGCGGTTCCATGATGCTCTCGCGTCTTTCCGAGATATGCTGGCTTTGGATGTCGAGCCTGATGGTTTCACGTTCGCGTCTGTTTTCACCAGTTGCGCGCGCGTCGGGTTTCTAAGTCATGCATTATGGGCACACGGGTTGATGATCGAGAAAAAGATTGAACCGCACTTTATATTGAATGCAGCCCTTATTGACATGTATGCAAGATGTGGCAAGATCCAAGTTGCTCGAGAAATTTTCGACAGCATTCAACGTGgcgatgtatcggtttggaattcAATGATAAATGGGCTGGCAATTCATGGCCATGCCCGTGATGCTATTACAGTTTTCTCCGATATGGAACGGGAAAAAGTCTCACCCGATTCTATAACTTTTGTTGGAATATTGACAGCTTGTAGCCGTTGTGGGTTGGTTGAGGAAGGGCGCATGTATTTTGATTCAATGAGGAGCCGTTACTCCATTCAGCCTGAAATACAGCATTACGGTGCCATGGTTGATCTGCTGGCTCGAGCGGGATCAGTGGATGAGGCCTATGCTATGATTAAGGAAATGCCCACGAAGCCAGATGCTGCAATATGGAGGACTCTCCTCAGTTCTTGCAGGGTCTTTAAAAGGTCACGATTAGGTGAAGTTGCCATTGCAAATATTCCGCGTCGCAAAAGTGGGGATTATGTCTTGCTCTCAAACACCTACTGCTCTTTAACTAGGTGGGATAGTGCGGCAAAAACGAGAAATTTGATGACAAGGAAAGGAGTCGGTAAAAATTGTGGAAAGAGTTGGATTGAGCTTGCAGGTGAGATTCACCAATTCAGATCGGGTGATAGGTCGCACCGGGAAACAGAAGCGTTATACGAAGCTTTGGATGAACTTATTAAGAGAACTAAAATGGCGGGTTTTGTGCCTTCAATGGAGTTGGTTCTGATGGACGTTGCCgatgaagagaaggaagagaatttGAACTTTCACAGTGAAAAACTGGCGGTGGCATATGGGGTCTTGAAATCTAGTCCTGGGAGCGAGATCGTGGTGTTGAAGAACCTTAGGATCTGCTATGATTGTCATTGCTGGATCAAACTGGTTTCAAGGATATTGATCAGAACGATAGTCGTGAGAGACCGACTCCGGTTCCACCAATTTGAAGGTGGCTTGTGTTCGTGCGACGACTATTGGTAG
- the LOC115756315 gene encoding pentatricopeptide repeat-containing protein At5g50990 isoform X1: MTSLRSIQGGNAQRLVASRLPFHFSKLQDPESLIRRVLESSKRAGDFKTATKAHARIITCGYWAKPPLSASLVSAYVRCHQIGLAERVVHHVLSWCRNLLTLNIFLRDLLSAGQCGVARKLFDKMPERDVVTWNSMIGGLTRNGRFHDALASFRDMLALDVEPDGFTFASVFTSCARVGFLSHALWAHGLMIEKKIEPHFILNAALIDMYARCGKIQVAREIFDSIQRGDVSVWNSMINGLAIHGHARDAITVFSDMEREKVSPDSITFVGILTACSRCGLVEEGRMYFDSMRSRYSIQPEIQHYGAMVDLLARAGSVDEAYAMIKEMPTKPDAAIWRTLLSSCRVFKRSRLGEVAIANIPRRKSGDYVLLSNTYCSLTRWDSAAKTRNLMTRKGVGKNCGKSWIELAGEIHQFRSGDRSHRETEALYEALDELIKRTKMAGFVPSMELVLMDVADEEKEENLNFHSEKLAVAYGVLKSSPGSEIVVLKNLRICYDCHCWIKLVSRILIRTIVVRDRLRFHQFEGGLCSCDDYW, encoded by the exons ATGACGAGTCTGAGGAGCATCCAAGGAGGCAATGCCCAACGATTGGTTGCATCGCGACTCCCGTTTCATTTTTCCAAGTTACAAG ACCCGGAATCGCTGATCCGCCGTGTTCTCGAATCCTCCAAGCGCGCGGGGGATTTCAAGACTGCCACCAAAGCCCACGCAAGAATCATCACGTGCGGGTACTGGGCAAAACCACCTCTTTCAGCTTCTCTGGTCTCGGCTTACGTGCGCTGTCATCAGATCGGTCTCGCCGAGCGTGTCGTCCATCATGTCCTCAGCTGGTGTCGCAACTTGTTGACCCTCAATATCTTCCTCAGGGATTTGTTGAGTGCCGGGCAGTGTGGTGTTGCGAGGAAGCTGTTTGATAAAATGCCTGAGCGGGACGTGGTGACTTGGAACTCCATGATTGGAGGCCTGACGCGGAACGGGCGGTTCCATGATGCTCTCGCGTCTTTCCGAGATATGCTGGCTTTGGATGTCGAGCCTGATGGTTTCACGTTCGCGTCTGTTTTCACCAGTTGCGCGCGCGTCGGGTTTCTAAGTCATGCATTATGGGCACACGGGTTGATGATCGAGAAAAAGATTGAACCGCACTTTATATTGAATGCAGCCCTTATTGACATGTATGCAAGATGTGGCAAGATCCAAGTTGCTCGAGAAATTTTCGACAGCATTCAACGTGgcgatgtatcggtttggaattcAATGATAAATGGGCTGGCAATTCATGGCCATGCCCGTGATGCTATTACAGTTTTCTCCGATATGGAACGGGAAAAAGTCTCACCCGATTCTATAACTTTTGTTGGAATATTGACAGCTTGTAGCCGTTGTGGGTTGGTTGAGGAAGGGCGCATGTATTTTGATTCAATGAGGAGCCGTTACTCCATTCAGCCTGAAATACAGCATTACGGTGCCATGGTTGATCTGCTGGCTCGAGCGGGATCAGTGGATGAGGCCTATGCTATGATTAAGGAAATGCCCACGAAGCCAGATGCTGCAATATGGAGGACTCTCCTCAGTTCTTGCAGGGTCTTTAAAAGGTCACGATTAGGTGAAGTTGCCATTGCAAATATTCCGCGTCGCAAAAGTGGGGATTATGTCTTGCTCTCAAACACCTACTGCTCTTTAACTAGGTGGGATAGTGCGGCAAAAACGAGAAATTTGATGACAAGGAAAGGAGTCGGTAAAAATTGTGGAAAGAGTTGGATTGAGCTTGCAGGTGAGATTCACCAATTCAGATCGGGTGATAGGTCGCACCGGGAAACAGAAGCGTTATACGAAGCTTTGGATGAACTTATTAAGAGAACTAAAATGGCGGGTTTTGTGCCTTCAATGGAGTTGGTTCTGATGGACGTTGCCgatgaagagaaggaagagaatttGAACTTTCACAGTGAAAAACTGGCGGTGGCATATGGGGTCTTGAAATCTAGTCCTGGGAGCGAGATCGTGGTGTTGAAGAACCTTAGGATCTGCTATGATTGTCATTGCTGGATCAAACTGGTTTCAAGGATATTGATCAGAACGATAGTCGTGAGAGACCGACTCCGGTTCCACCAATTTGAAGGTGGCTTGTGTTCGTGCGACGACTATTGGTAG
- the LOC115756320 gene encoding protein ELF4-LIKE 3, with amino-acid sequence MEGDTFSGLGNGAQIDGRVLQTFQTSFVQVQNILDQNRLLINEINQNHESKIPDNLSRNVGLIRELNNNIKRVVDLYADLSGNFSKIMDASSEDNSSGSRTGHKRIRPA; translated from the coding sequence ATGGAGGGTGACACATTCTCAGGGCTTGGCAATGGGGCGCAGATTGATGGCAGGGTGTTGCAGACATTCCAGACGAGCTTTGTGCAGGTCCAGAACATATTGGACCAGAACAGGCTTCTCATCAATGAGATAAACCAGAATCATGAGTCCAAGATCCCGGACAACCTGAGCCGCAACGTCGGCCTCATCCGAGAGCtcaacaacaacatcaaacgGGTCGTCGACCTCTACGCTGATCTCTCCGGTAACTTCTCCAAGATCATGGATGCTTCCTCTGAGGACAATTCCTCTGGTAGCAGGACAGGGCACAAGAGAATTAGGCCTgcatag
- the LOC115756318 gene encoding 40S ribosomal protein S3-3-like, with product MATQISKKRKFVADGVFYAELNEVLTRELAEDGYSGVEVRITPMRIEIIIRATRTQNVLGEKGRRIRELTSVVQKRFKFPENGVELYAEKVNNRGLCAIAQAESLRYKLLGGLAVRRACYGVLRFVMESGAKGCEVIVSGKLRAQRAKSMKFKDGYMISSGQPVNEYIDSAVRHVLLRQGVLGIKVKVMLDWDPKGKQGPKTPLPDLVTIHPPKEEEVYTGPVLETTDIDVAVPMA from the exons ATGGCGACTCAGATCAGCAAAAAGAGGAAG TTTGTAGCCGATGGAGTGTTCTATGCCGAGCTCAACGAGGTCTTGACCAGAGAGCTCGCCGAGGATGGATACTCTGGTGTGGAGGTCAGGATCACGCCTATGCGGATCGAGATCATCATCAGGGCCACCCGCACGCAAAACGTTCTCG GAGAGAAGGGAAGGAGGATTAGAGAGCTGACTTCGGTGGTGCAGAAGCGGTTCAAGTTTCCAGAGAATGGCGTGGAGTTGTATGCCGAAAAGGTTAATAACAGAGGGCTGTGCGCCATTGCCCAGGCTGAGTCGCTCCGGTACAAGCTCCTTGGTGGGCTGGCCGTGCGCAG GGCTTGTTATGGTGTTCTGCGGTTCGTTATGGAAAGTGGAGCAAAGGGTTGTGAG GTAATTGTCAGTGGGAAGCTGAGGGCTCAGCGTGCCAAGTCCATGAAGTTCAAGGATGGCTACATGATTTCTTCTGGTCAGCCCGTCAATGAGTACATTGACTCTGCTGTTAGACATGTTCTCTTGAGACAG GGTGTTCTTGGTATTAAGGTCAAGGTTATGCTCGACTGGGACCCTAAGGGAAAACAAGGTCCCAAAACGCCTCTGCCTGATCTTGTGACCATCCATCCTCCCAAGGAAGAAGAGGTGTACACGGGACCTGTTCTAGAGACGACAGACATCGATGTTGCTGTTCCGATGGCCTAA
- the LOC115756314 gene encoding replication protein A 70 kDa DNA-binding subunit A: MPVNLTPNAIAAINGGDVNSKPLVQVVDIKRIGSTQERYRLLLSDSASSQHAMLATQLNDLVKSGRVRKGAVVQLIDYICSTVQNRKIIVVLNMETIIPDSEIIGNPNMYTESDAVAQKVLPSINSGNVQSFHNNNINGRNPVQNVQSFQTAVQPPSRANTMQNMQNFRPAVQPPYQPPPNYRNRGPIMKNEAPARIIPIAALNPYQGRWAIKARVTAKGDLRRYNNARGDGKVFSFDLLDSDGGEVRVTCFNAVVDRFYEIIETGKVYLISKGSLKPAQKNFNHLKNEWEIFLEATSTVDVCPEEDASIPQQQFSFRPISDIEIVESNSIIDVIGVVISVNPSVPILRKNGMETQRRILNLKDGSGRTVELTLWGEFCNREGQKLQEMIDSGFFPVLAVKAGKVSDFSGKSIGTVSSTQLFINPDIPEACSLRSWFDFGGKDAASLSISRETMPGGSKNEIRKTVSQIKDEGLGRSDKPDWVTVKATVSFIKTDTFCYTACPLMIGDRQCNKKVVRSGNARWLCDRCNQEFEECEYRYLLQVQIQDHTGLTWVTAFQETGEEILGFSAKEMFMLKEQDDERFAENVRSKLFYQFLFRLKIKEETYGDEQRVKITVVKADKVNYSLESQHMLDLISKVSR; this comes from the exons ATGCCGGTGAACCTGACCCCGAACGCCATCGCCGCCATCAACGGCGGCGACGTCAACTCGAAGCCGCTGGTCCAGGTCGTCGACATCAAGCGGATCGGGAGCACTCAGGAGCGGTACCGCCTCCTGCTCTCCGACTCCGCCTCGTCTCAGCACGCGATGCTCGCCACTCAGCTCAACGACCTGGTCAAGTCCGGCCGCGTCAGGAAGGGCGCGGTGGTCCAGCTGATCGATTACATCTGCAGCACCGTCCAGAACCGCAA GATCATTGTTGTGCTGAACATGGAGACCATTATACCAGACTCTGAAATAATCGGAAACCCAAACATGTATACTGAGTCTGACGCAGTAGCTCAGAAAGTGCTGCCTAGTATCAACTCCGGGAATGTTCAGAGCTTCCACAATAACAACATCAATGGCAGAAATCCTGTTCAAAATGTACAGAGTTTCCAAACAGCTGTTCAACCTCCTTCCCGAGCAAATACCATGCAGAATATGCAAAATTTTCGACCAGCTGTTCAACCTCCATATCAGCCTCCGCCAAACTACAGAAATCGTGGCCCAATTATGAAGAATGAGGCACCTGCACGCATCATACCTATCGCTGCTTTGAACCCTTATCAAGGCAGGTGGGCCATAAAAGCAAGAGTCACTGCAAAAGGAGATCTTCGCAGATATAATAATGCTCGTGGTGATGGGAAGGTTTTCTCCTTTGATCTCCTTGATTCTGATGGGGGAGAAGTACGGGTGACCTGCTTCAATGCGGTCGTTGATCGTTTCTACGAGATAATTGAGACAGGAAAAGTCTACTTGATCTCTAAAGGTAGCTTGAAACCTGCACAAAAGAACTTTAATCATCTGAAGAACGAGTGGGAAATATTCTTGGAAGCCACTTCGACTGTGGATGTTTGTCCCGAGGAAGATGCTTCGATCCCACAACAGCAGTTCTCCTTCAGACCTATTAGTGATATTGAGATTGTTGAGAGTAATTCTATTATTGATGTTATTGGTGTTGTAATATCTGTTAACCCCTCTGTTCCAATCTTAAGAAAAAACGGGATGGAAACTCAGAGAAGAATTCTGAATCTGAAGGATGGATCTGGAAGGACTGTGGAATTAACCCTTTGGGGCGAGTTCTGCAACAGGGAGGGTCAGAAACTACAAGAGATGATTGATTCTGGATTCTTTCCAGTTTTGGCAGTCAAGGCTGGGAAAGTCAGTGACTTCAGTGGAAAATCTATCGGCACTGTTTCTTCGACGCAGCTTTTTATTAATCCAGATATCCCAGAGGCTTGTAGCCTGAGAAGCTGGTTTGATTTTGGGGGGAAGGATGCAGCTTCTCTGTCCATTTCCAGGGAAACCATGCCTGGAGGATCCAAGAATGAGATACGTAAGACCGtgtctcaaatcaaagacgaaGGCCTCGGAAGATCAGATAAGCCAGATTGGGTCACAGTGAAGGCAACGGTATCTTTCATCAAGACCGATACTTTCTGTTACACAGCTTGCCCCTTGATGATTGGCGATAGACAATGCAATAAGAAAGTGGTGAGGTCGGGAAACGCAAGATGGCTGTGCGATAGGTGCAACCAAGAGTTCGAGGAGTGTGAGTACAGATATCTCCTCCAAGTCCAAATACAAGATCATACCGGATTGACTTGGGTGACTGCTTTCCAGGAAACCGGTGAAGAGATCTTGGGATTCTCAGCCAAGGAGATGTTCATGCTCAAAGAGCAGGACGACGAAAGATTTGCAGAGAATGTCCGAAGTAAACTCTTCTATCAGTTCCTATTCAGGCTCAAAATAAAGGAGGAAACATATGGAGACGAACAGAGAGTGAAGATCACTGTCGTCAAGGCTGATAAGGTTAACTATTCTTTGGAGAGCCAACACATGCTAGATTTGATTTCGAAAGTCTCGCGATAA
- the LOC115756319 gene encoding uncharacterized protein LOC115756319 produces MASTAAVSMATPLAFAGQKKMPCSDSFFRPLPVRSTKPIPPSKSSGKFVVRASLKEKAITGLTAAALTASMVVPEVAEAAVSPSLKNFLLSIVAGGVVFGALVGAVIGVANFDPVKRS; encoded by the coding sequence ATGGCTTCGACCGCTGCTGTTTCGATGGCTACGCCATTAGCCTTTGCCGGGCAGAAGAAGATGCCGTGCTCCGACAGCTTCTTCAGGCCATTGCCCGTGAGATCGACAAAGCCAATCCCGCCGTCGAAGAGCAGTGGGAAATTTGTAGTCAGGGCTTCGCTGAAGGAGAAGGCCATCACGGGATTGACCGCGGCCGCGCTGACGGCCTCGATGGTGGTCCCGGAAGTGGCCGAGGCGGCCGTCTCTCCCTCCCTCAAGAACTTCTTGCTCAGCATCGTGGCCGGCGGGGTTGTGTTCGGTGCCCTCGTCGGTGCTGTGATTGGCGTCGCCAACTTCGACCCCGTCAAGagaagctga